Proteins encoded in a region of the Desulfovibrio gilichinskyi genome:
- a CDS encoding Mu transposase C-terminal domain-containing protein, whose translation MNKFYTTAEIADSIDVTVMTVTRRAKRESWASRARSGKGGGKEYAFDSLPESVKTAILRHEATNTCNVSSIPTTGPSLADLNDNKRTKALAKADLLQLYTDWLSQAKRGSKAEARTDFILAYKGGAWPRLLETLGSKISWQTIERWKVQLRNNKTVVVLADQRGEQNRQRSVMTDEHMDILLRAVLSPNNPTISSAMRTATAIMQASGITDVPCDKTMRRKLESWKETNFGDWVYTREGKKAWNDKAAFFIERDYSLIEVGDIMIADGHVLNFETLNPWTGKGQRMELVMWYDMASNCPLGWEIMPTEDTQSIAASFRRACLTLGMFPKIAYLDNGRAFRSQYFNGVDFRQTGVGGLFKELGINTIFAWPYHGQSKTIERFFGTLHDLEQWVPSYVGNCIDAKPPRLNRGEAMHRKAYEAVGGRPLTMEETHVAVARWIDEYINRPQRGHLKGKCPAELMLAGRGPGIDERELRHLMMVKKVRKITREGIRLFGERYYAPELYSRTHEVQVRYDMHDLSQIMVYRDGEYLCTASKTAKIHPAANLLGDETHQNEFKKAVTFRKQQEKDAASYTKTVLESAMYDQAQRMKELEVKKETSNTVTEIKPLTQAKVTSIEAVKAKALEAQKNAPAYTPPAEKSDILSEQDKYEYLFTISYQKGITLREPDQEWMGYYETTDEYQYIAARCEQRKKFYARKQATN comes from the coding sequence CGCGAAAGCTGGGCCTCTCGTGCTCGCTCCGGCAAAGGCGGTGGTAAAGAGTATGCTTTCGATAGTCTTCCTGAATCAGTTAAAACCGCAATTTTGCGGCACGAAGCAACTAACACTTGTAACGTTTCATCAATCCCCACCACGGGGCCATCCCTTGCTGACCTAAACGACAACAAACGTACCAAAGCTCTGGCCAAGGCGGACCTTCTACAGCTCTACACAGATTGGTTATCGCAAGCCAAAAGAGGTTCGAAAGCCGAAGCCAGAACTGATTTCATCCTCGCATATAAGGGTGGTGCATGGCCCCGATTATTAGAGACTTTAGGATCAAAAATTTCTTGGCAGACGATTGAACGCTGGAAGGTTCAACTTCGCAATAATAAAACAGTTGTCGTGCTGGCAGATCAGCGCGGGGAACAAAACCGTCAGCGTTCTGTAATGACAGATGAGCATATGGATATTTTATTGCGGGCGGTCCTTTCTCCTAACAATCCTACCATATCAAGCGCGATGCGGACAGCCACTGCCATTATGCAAGCATCTGGAATAACAGATGTGCCTTGTGACAAAACCATGCGCCGCAAACTGGAGTCATGGAAGGAAACAAATTTCGGTGACTGGGTGTACACCAGAGAAGGCAAGAAAGCTTGGAACGACAAAGCCGCATTTTTCATTGAACGCGATTACAGCTTGATTGAAGTCGGTGACATCATGATAGCTGACGGCCACGTTCTGAACTTTGAAACTCTGAATCCGTGGACTGGCAAAGGTCAGCGTATGGAACTGGTTATGTGGTACGACATGGCCTCTAATTGCCCGTTAGGCTGGGAGATCATGCCTACAGAAGACACTCAGTCAATTGCCGCCTCTTTCCGCCGTGCCTGTTTAACTCTCGGCATGTTCCCAAAAATCGCATACCTCGACAACGGCCGCGCATTCAGGAGTCAATATTTCAACGGTGTTGATTTTCGTCAAACCGGAGTCGGTGGCCTGTTTAAAGAACTCGGAATAAACACTATTTTCGCATGGCCATATCATGGTCAAAGCAAGACCATTGAACGGTTCTTCGGGACTCTCCATGACTTAGAACAATGGGTACCGTCATACGTTGGTAACTGCATTGACGCCAAGCCTCCGCGCCTGAATCGTGGTGAAGCTATGCACCGCAAAGCATATGAAGCCGTGGGCGGACGCCCTCTGACAATGGAAGAAACACACGTAGCCGTTGCACGCTGGATTGATGAATATATCAACCGCCCTCAGCGTGGACACCTTAAGGGAAAATGCCCCGCCGAACTGATGCTTGCAGGACGCGGCCCCGGAATTGATGAACGAGAATTGCGCCACCTGATGATGGTTAAAAAGGTCCGCAAAATCACACGTGAAGGCATCCGGCTTTTCGGAGAACGTTATTATGCACCGGAACTTTACAGCCGCACTCATGAAGTTCAGGTCAGATACGACATGCACGACCTCAGCCAGATCATGGTCTACCGTGACGGCGAATACCTTTGCACCGCATCCAAAACTGCAAAAATTCATCCTGCCGCTAATTTGCTAGGTGATGAAACCCACCAGAACGAATTTAAAAAGGCTGTAACTTTCAGAAAACAACAAGAAAAAGATGCAGCCAGCTACACAAAAACGGTGCTTGAATCCGCAATGTATGATCAGGCGCAGCGCATGAAAGAGCTGGAAGTTAAAAAAGAAACTTCCAACACTGTCACCGAGATTAAGCCTCTTACTCAAGCCAAGGTTACTTCCATTGAAGCTGTAAAGGCTAAAGCTCTTGAGGCTCAAAAGAACGCTCCGGCATATACGCCTCCGGCTGAGAAATCCGACATTTTAAGTGAACAAGACAAGTATGAATACCTTTTCACCATTTCATACCAGAAAGGAATCACTTTACGTGAACCCGATCAGGAATGGATGGGCTATTACGAAACTACCGATGAATATCAGTATATTGCGGCCCGGTGTGAGCAGCGCAAGAAATTTTATGCCCGGAAACAGGCAACTAATTAA